The Dama dama isolate Ldn47 chromosome 3, ASM3311817v1, whole genome shotgun sequence genome has a segment encoding these proteins:
- the LOC133049121 gene encoding small ubiquitin-related modifier 2-like: MDVENKICLLAPSPSSTAAASFFCRPWCRLCARSVPTWYLFCEAAAEETPALAIADEKPKEGVKTENNDHITLKVAGQDGSVVQSKIKRHTPLSKLMKAYCERQGLSMRQIRFRFDGQPINETDTPAQLEMEDEDTIDVFQQQTGGVY; the protein is encoded by the coding sequence ATGGATGTAGAAAACAAGATCTGCCTTTTGgcgccctctccctcctccaccgCTGCCGCCTCCTTCTTCTGCCGCCCCTGGTGCCGCTTGTGTGCTCGTTCCGTGCCCACCTGGTACCTCTTCTGTGAAGCGGCAGCTGAGGAGACTCCGGCGCTCGCCATCGCGGACGAAAAGCCCAAGGAAGGCGTCAAGACTGAGAACAACGATCATATTACTTTGAAGGTGGCGGGGCAGGATGGTTCTGTGGTGCAGTCTAAGATTAAGAGGCATACACCACTTAGTAAACTAATGAAAGCCTATTGTGAACGACAGGGTTTGTCAATGAGGCAGATCAGATTCCGATTTGACGGGCAGCCAATCAATGAAACAGACACACCTGCACAGTTGGAGATGGAAGATGAAGACACAATTGATGTATTCCAGCAGCAGACAGGAGGTGTCTACTAA